The Triticum dicoccoides isolate Atlit2015 ecotype Zavitan chromosome 6A, WEW_v2.0, whole genome shotgun sequence genome has a window encoding:
- the LOC119316250 gene encoding chaperone protein ClpB3, mitochondrial → MALSAASRLSRPARAAAVARRLAAGSREPLPRALAPLAGGSPFSTAAKVSRPSWFAPPMARLPTGGGGGLLVPPRRLFHSTPPARYSASSSSQISPDQFTEMAWEGVAGAVEAARLSKQQIVESEHLMKALLEQKDGLARRIFSKAGIDNTSVLRATDDFIAKQPKVSGDTSGPVVGQSFTLILDKAIKYKKEYGDEFVSVEHMLRAFTADKRFGQQLFEDLQIGENELKEAISAVRGSQRVTDQNPEGKFQALEKYGIDMTELARRGKLDPVIGRDDEVRRCIQILCRRTKNNPVIIGEPGVGKTAIAEGLAQRIVRGDVPEPLQNRKLISLDMGALLAGSKYRGEFEERLKAVLKEVTASNGQIILFIDEIHTVVGAGATGGAMDAGNLLKPMLGRGELRCIGATTLDEYRKYIEKDAALERRFQQVYCGEPAVEDTVSILRGLRERYEMHHGVKISDGALVAAAALSDRYITGRFLPDKAIDLVDEAAAKLKMEITSKPIELDEVDREIIRFEMEKLSLKNDTDKASRERLSKLEAELESLKQKQKNLSEHWEYEKSLMTRIKSIKEEIDRVNLEIEAAEREYNLNRAAELKYSTLLTLQKQLDEAEENLTEFQQSGKSMLREEVTDVDIAEIVSKWTGIPVSNLQQSDREKLLLLEDVLHKRVIGQDIAVKSVANAIRRSRAGLSDPNRPIASFMFMGPTGVGKTELGKTLAEFLFNTENALIRIDMSEYMEKHAVSRLVGAPPGYVGYEEGGQLSEAVRRRPYSVVLFDEIEKAHQDVFNILLQLLDDGRITDSQGRTVSFTNCVIIMTSNIGSPLILDTLRNTTDSKDAVYEVMKKQVTEIARQTFRPEFLNRIDEYIVFQPLDSTEINRIVEIQLNRVKNRLLQQKIHLQYTPEAVEHLGALGFDPNYGARPVKRVIQQMVENEIALGVLKGDFKEDDTVVVDVSSVSIAKGFAPKKQLVLQRLENGSTELVAKDGSTELVAND, encoded by the exons ATGGCACTCTCCGCGGCGTCCAGGCTGTCGCGCCCGGCGCGGGCCGCCGCCGTGGCCCGCCGCCTGGCAGCCGGCAGCCGCGAGCCCCTCCCGCGCGCACTTGCGCCGCTAGCCGGGGGAAGCCCCTTCTCCACCGCCGCCAAGGTCAGCAGGCCCTCGTGGTTCGCTCCTCCCATGGCCAGGCTCCCCACGGGGGGCGGGGGTGGCCTCCTGGTGCCGCCTCGCCGGCTTTTCCACTCCACGCCGCCGGCTCGGTACAGCGCCTCATCCTCGTCTCAG ATAAGTCCAGATCAATTCACTGAGATGGCTTGGGAGGGGGTTGCCGGTGCAGTTGAGGCAGCGAGATTGTCTAAACAACAGATTGTGGAATCTGAGCACCTGATGAAAGCTCTTTTGGAGCAGAAGGATGGGTTAGCACGCAGAATATTTTCAAAAGCTGGGATAGACAACACATCAGTCCTGCGAGCTACTGATGACTTTATTGCTAAACAACCCAAG GTTAGTGGTGATACAAGTGGGCCAGTTGTAGGGCAAAGTTTCACATTAATTTTGGATAAGGCAATAAAGTACAAAAAAGAGTATGGCGATGAGTTTGTATCAGTTGAGCACATGCTGAGAGCATTCACGGCGGATAAGAGGTTTGGGCAACAGTTGTTCGAAGATCTCCAGATTGGTGAGAATGAGCTGAAGGAAGCTATCTCTGCTGTACGTGGTAGCCAGCGAGTTACAGATCAGA ATCCAGAAGGGAAGTTCCAAGCTCTAGAGAAGTATGGTATCGACATGACAGAACTAGCTCGGCGTGGAAAACTTGATCCTGTTATAGGACGTGATGATGAAGTGCGCCGATGCATTCAAATCCTTTGTAGAAGAACTAAAAATAATCCTGTAATTATTGGCGAGCCAGGAGTTGGCAAAACTGCGATTGCTGAAGG ATTGGCTCAGCGCATTGTGCGGGGAGATGTTCCTGAGCCTTTACAAAATAGAaag CTTATTTCGTTGGACATGGGAGCATTACTTGCTGGTTCCAAATATCGTGGTGAATTTGAAGAGAGACTTAAGGCTGTTCTGAAGGAGGTCACTGCTTCTAATGGACAAATCATCTTGTTCATTGATGAGATTCACACTGTTGTTGGTGCAG GAGCCACTGGTGGGGCAATGGATGCTGGTAacctgttgaaaccaatgttaggcCGTGGGGAACTCCGTTGCATTGGGGCAACAACATTAGATGAGTACAGGAAGTACATTGAGAAAGATGCTGCTCTTGAACGTAGGTTCCAGCAGGTTTACTGTGGTGAACCAGCAGTTGAGGATACAGTTTCTATTCTACGTGGCCTGCGAGAGCGGTATGAGATGCATCATGGTGTTAAGATATCAGATGGTGCTCTTGTTGCTGCAGCTGCTTTATCAGATCGCTACATCACTGGACGTTTTTTGCCTGACAAAG CTATTGATCTAGTTGATGAAGCGGCAGCTAAATTGAAAATGGAGATTACATCAAAACCTATTGAGTTGGATGAGGTCGACAGGGAAATCATAAGGTTTGAAATGGAGAAGCTTTCATTGAAGAATGATACTGACAAAGCCTCCAGAGAACGACTAAGCAAGCTTGAAGCTGAACTAGAATCCCTCAAGCAGAAGCAGAAAAACCTTTCAGAACACTGGGAGTATGAGAAATCGTTGATGACTCGTATAAAATCAATTAAGGAAGAG ATTGACAGAGTTAACCTGGAGATTGAAGCCGCTGAGAGAGAATATAATTTGAACCGTGCTGCTGAACTCAAATATTCAACGCTTTTGACACTACAAAAACAGCTGGATGAGGCTGAGGAAAACCTTACTGAATTCCAGCAGTCAGGAAAGTCGATGCTTCGAGAAGAGGTGACTGATGTTGATATTGCTGAGATAGTTAGCAAGTGGACTGGTATTCCAGTGTCAAATCTTCAACAATCGGATAGGGAAAAGCTACTGCTACTGGAGGATGTACTCCACAAGAGGGTTATTGGCCAAGATATTGCAGTCAAGTCAGTAGCCAATGCAATCCGTCGTTCTAGGGCAGGCCTATCGGACCCTAACCGTCCAATAGCAAGCTTCATGTTTATGGGCCCTACAGGTGTAGGCAAGACTGAGCTGGGAAAGACGCTAGCTGAATTCCTTTTCAACACTGAGAATGCCTTAATACGGATTGACATGAGTGAGTACATGGAGAAGCATGCTGTTTCTCGCTTGGTTGGAGCACCACCGGGGTATGTCGGTTATGAGGAGGGGGGCCAACTTTCGGAAGCTGTTCGCCGCAGGCCTTACTCTGTTGTTCTGTTTGATGAGATTGAGAAGGCACACCAAGATGTCTTCAACATCTTGTTGCAACTGTTGGACGATGGAAGAATAACTGATTCCCAGGGCAGAACAGTGAGCTTCACTAACTGTGTGATCATCATGACCTCGAACATTGGTTCACCATTGATCCTAGACACCCTCAGAAACACAACAGACAGCAAGGACGCGGTGTATGAGGTAATGAAAAAGCAGGTGACTGAGATTGCTCGGCAGACATTCCGACCAGAGTTCCTGAACAGGATAGATGAATACATTGTGTTCCAACCACTGGACTCAACAGAGATAAATCGCATTGTGGAGATACAG CTGAACCGGGTCAAAAACAGGCTGCTGCAACAGAAGATTCACCTTCAGTACACACCGGAGGCTGTGGAGCATCTCGGCGCTCTTGGCTTTGACCCCAACTACGGTGCCAGGCCCGTCAAGAGGGTGATCCAGCAGATGGTGGAGAACGAGATAGCTCTCGGTGTCCTCAAGGGTGACTTCAAGGAAGACGATACCGTTGTCGTGGATGTAAGCTCCGTGTCGATAGCCAAAGGCTTTGCTCCAAAGAAGCAGCTGGTCCTTCAGAGGCTAGAAAACGGAAGCACAGAGTTGGTTGCCAAGGACGGAAGCACAGAGTTGGTCGCCAATGACTGA